Proteins from a single region of Palaemon carinicauda isolate YSFRI2023 chromosome 1, ASM3689809v2, whole genome shotgun sequence:
- the LOC137640019 gene encoding uncharacterized protein: MTLGVKALWHPSRALLALGKSVVTLRALLVLGKSVVTLRALLVLGKSVVTLRAFLVLGKSVVTLRALIVLGKSVVTLRVLLVLGKSVVILRALLVLGKSVVTLRAFLVLGKSVVTLRALIVLGKSVVTLRVLLVLGKSVVILRALLVLGKSVVTLSVLLVLGKSVVTQKALLVLGKSVVTLRALSVLGKSAVTKSVLSPRQISSD; the protein is encoded by the coding sequence ATGACATTAGGTGTAAAAGCCCTGTGGCATCCCTCAAGAGCGTTATTAGCCCTAGGCAAATCAGTGGTGACTCTAAGAGCGTTACTAGTCCTAGGAAAATCAGTGGTGACTCTAAGAGCATtattagtcctaggcaaatcagtagTGACTCTAAGAGCGTTCttagtcctaggcaaatcagtagTGACTCTAAGAGCGTTAATAGTCCTGGGCAAATCAGTAGTGACTCTGAGAGTGTtattagtcctaggcaaatcagtagTAATTTTGAGAGCGTtattagtcctaggcaaatcagtagTGACTCTAAGAGCGTTCttagtcctaggcaaatcagtagTGACTCTAAGAGCGTTAATAGTCCTGGGCAAATCAGTAGTGACTCTGAGAGTGTtattagtcctaggcaaatcagtagTAATTTTGAGAGCGTtattagtcctaggcaaatcagtagTGACTCTGAGTGTGTtattagtcctaggcaaatcagtagTGACTCAAAAGGCGTtattagtcctaggcaaatcagtagTGACTCTAAGAGCGTTATCAGTCCTAGGCAAATCAGCAGTGACTAAGAGCGTTCttagtcctaggcaaatcagtagTGACTAA
- the LOC137640026 gene encoding TRIO and F-actin-binding protein-like, with the protein MRVRMLLALAFVPVAVEKVIESFEALLDSNIYPSIVNPVLDYFEDSENGHPSKRHRRSPMFGIRIITLLVTTDLPKTNYALRVTTDLPRTNNALRVTTDLPRTNNALRVTTDLPRNNNALRVTTDLPRTNYALRVTTDLPRNNNALRVTTDLPRTNYALRVTTDLPRTNYALRVTTDLPRTSNALRVTTDLPRTNNALRVTTDLPRNNNALRVTTDLPRTNYALRVTTDLPRNNNALRVTTDLPRTNNALRVTTDLPRTSNALRVTTDLPRTSNALRVTTDLPRTNNALRVTTDLPRTNNALRVTTDLPRTNNALRVTTDLPRTINAF; encoded by the exons ATGAGAGTTCGAATGCTGCTCGCCTTAGCCTTTGTCCCCGTGGCCGTAGAGAAAGTTATTGAATCATTTGAAGCATTATTGGATTCAAATATATATCCTTCAATTGTAAATCCTgttttagattattttgaagattcaGAGAATGGTCATCCTTCAAAACGTCATCGACGGAGTCCTATGTTTGGAATAA GAATAATAACGCTCTTAGTCACTACTGATTTGCCTAAGACTAATTACGCTCTTAGAGTCActactgatttgcctaggactaataacgctcttagagtcactactgatttgcctaggactaataACGCTCTTAGAGTCACTACTGATTTGCCTAGGAATAATAACGCTCTTAGAGTCActactgatttgcctaggactaatTACGCTCTTAGAGTCACTACTGATTTGCCTAGGAATAATAACGCTCTTAGAGTCActactgatttgcctaggactaatTACGCTCTTAGAGTCActactgatttgcctaggactaatTACGCTCTTAGAGTCACCACTGATTTGCCTAGGACTAGTAACGCTCTTAGAGTCACCactgatttgcctaggactaataACGCTCTTAGAGTCACTACTGATTTGCCTAGGAATAATAACGCTCTTAGAGTCActactgatttgcctaggactaatTACGCTCTTAGAGTCACTACTGATTTGCCTAGGAATAATAACGCTCTTAGAGTCActactgatttgcctaggactaataacgctcttagagtcactactgatttgcctaggactaGTAACGCTCTTAGAGTCACCACTGATTTGCCTAGGACTAGTAACGCTCTTAGAGTCActactgatttgcctaggactaataACGCTCTTAGAGTCACCactgatttgcctaggactaataacgctcttagagtcactactgatttgcctaggactaataacgctcttagagtcactactgatttgcctaggactaTTAACGCCTTTTGA